In the candidate division WOR-3 bacterium genome, one interval contains:
- a CDS encoding type II toxin-antitoxin system RelE/ParE family toxin: MASCRVEWKRSAERDLRGIDRKQIPRVVAAVEQLATNPVPAGSRKLVGAEHLHRIRVGDYRVIYEYGAVPGVVCIFHVRHRREAYR, encoded by the coding sequence GTGGCCTCCTGCCGCGTTGAATGGAAGCGCTCGGCCGAGCGTGACCTGCGCGGCATAGACCGCAAACAGATACCGCGCGTCGTCGCCGCTGTCGAACAACTGGCGACCAACCCCGTACCAGCAGGCAGCCGCAAGCTCGTCGGCGCTGAGCACCTGCACCGGATCCGGGTCGGGGACTACCGCGTCATCTACGAGTACGGAGCTGTGCCTGGCGTCGTCTGCATCTTCCACGTCCGTCACCGACGCGAGGCCTACCGCTAG